In Labilibaculum sp. DW002, one DNA window encodes the following:
- a CDS encoding hydrogen peroxide-inducible genes activator, whose product MTLKQLNYALALGQLGSYGRVAKSMGVSQPAVSLQIQALEVELGIILFDRSNKKVEPTLNGLAFLEKAQSLVTESKHLEAFALQLSEEVQGDICLGIIPTLSPFLVPLFVGDLNEKYPKIKLKVQEAITEDVLRGVKDGTYHAGIISTPIESKSNLEFTPLFYERFYLYVSEKHELYTQDEIAISELDNSDVWLLKEGNCFMDQVTNICKMHANQGGDFIYESNNIDALRRIVEYKGGITFLPELSTLMIPSEQEEMIKDIKGKQKVREVTMLSLKTEVRKNILSVISEVIRDNVPSQMLGKENKEIVKTNFVE is encoded by the coding sequence ATGACCTTAAAACAATTAAATTATGCTTTAGCCTTAGGCCAATTGGGAAGTTATGGAAGGGTGGCCAAATCGATGGGGGTTTCGCAACCCGCTGTCAGTTTACAGATTCAAGCATTAGAAGTAGAGTTGGGCATCATTTTATTCGATCGTTCGAATAAGAAGGTCGAACCAACATTAAATGGTCTTGCTTTTCTCGAAAAAGCGCAGTCTCTTGTTACAGAATCAAAACATTTGGAGGCTTTTGCTTTACAATTATCCGAGGAAGTTCAAGGGGATATTTGCTTGGGTATTATTCCAACCTTATCTCCATTTTTAGTACCTCTTTTTGTAGGTGACTTAAATGAAAAATATCCTAAAATTAAACTGAAAGTTCAAGAAGCCATTACCGAAGATGTTTTGCGTGGAGTAAAGGACGGAACATATCATGCTGGTATTATTTCTACACCTATTGAGTCGAAAAGTAATCTGGAATTTACACCCTTGTTTTATGAACGTTTCTATTTGTACGTTTCAGAAAAACATGAATTGTATACACAAGATGAAATAGCAATTAGTGAATTGGATAATTCTGATGTTTGGTTGTTGAAAGAGGGGAATTGTTTTATGGATCAGGTAACTAATATCTGTAAGATGCATGCCAATCAAGGTGGTGATTTTATCTACGAAAGTAATAATATTGACGCTTTAAGACGAATTGTAGAATACAAAGGAGGAATAACTTTTTTACCCGAATTATCTACCTTAATGATTCCTTCGGAGCAGGAAGAGATGATTAAAGATATTAAGGGCAAGCAAAAAGTTCGAGAGGTAACAATGCTTTCTTTAAAAACAGAAGTAAGAAAGAATATTTTAAGTGTTATTAGTGAAGTTATCAGGGATAATGTTCCAAGTCAGATGCTTGGAAAAGAGAATAAAGAGATTGTGAAAACTAATTTTGTGGAGTAA
- a CDS encoding S-ribosylhomocysteine lyase codes for MEKIASFTVDHNKLKRGIYVSRKDKVGAETLTSFDIRTKLPNMEPAMDIPAMHTMEHLGATFLRNHKEWADRTIYFGPMGCRTGFYLIFQGDLDSKDIIKVTQEMFDFMADFSGEIPGTNKIECGNYMSHDLPMALWEAKRFKNEVLGSLTDENLTYPE; via the coding sequence ATGGAAAAAATAGCAAGCTTTACAGTTGATCACAATAAATTAAAAAGAGGAATTTACGTATCTCGAAAAGATAAAGTTGGTGCCGAAACATTAACAAGTTTTGATATCCGTACCAAACTACCGAATATGGAACCTGCAATGGATATTCCTGCAATGCATACCATGGAACATTTAGGTGCTACCTTTTTGAGAAACCATAAGGAATGGGCAGATCGCACAATCTATTTCGGACCAATGGGCTGTCGTACAGGATTCTATTTGATTTTCCAAGGTGACTTAGATTCAAAAGATATCATAAAAGTGACACAGGAAATGTTCGATTTCATGGCTGATTTCTCTGGCGAAATCCCTGGAACAAACAAAATTGAATGTGGTAACTATATGAGTCATGATTTACCAATGGCTCTTTGGGAAGCAAAACGATTCAAAAATGAAGTTTTAGGAAGTCTAACTGATGAGAATCTTACTTATCCTGAATAA
- a CDS encoding antibiotic biosynthesis monooxygenase family protein, with product MIAKNIKPPYYAVIFSSERTKSDNDYEQMADSMMDLAKRQVGFLGVESARSELGITVSYWESIEAIKNWQKHPAHQIAQERGKADWYKSYAVRICKVESDYFFEK from the coding sequence ATGATTGCAAAAAATATAAAACCACCTTACTACGCTGTAATTTTTTCTTCGGAAAGAACCAAGAGCGATAATGATTATGAACAAATGGCTGATTCGATGATGGACTTAGCGAAAAGACAAGTCGGTTTTTTAGGAGTAGAATCAGCTAGAAGTGAATTGGGTATAACAGTATCTTATTGGGAGAGCATAGAAGCTATCAAGAATTGGCAGAAACATCCAGCTCATCAAATTGCACAAGAAAGAGGGAAGGCAGATTGGTATAAAAGTTATGCTGTCCGAATTTGTAAAGTGGAATCGGATTACTTTTTTGAGAAATAA
- the mtnN gene encoding 5'-methylthioadenosine/S-adenosylhomocysteine nucleosidase: MKIGIIGAMEVEVVKLRDQLSNRNEQKKGSFVFYTGNLNDVEIVLLQSGIGKVNAAIGAAVLIDTFQPDYVINTGAAGGFPGDLKVGDIVISQELIHHDMDCTVFGYKMGQVPGMPESFKADDKLIALADKTIHQFSDINTKKATILTGDQFMNNPEATSRIKEMFPSAEAVEMEGAAIAQACYQFNIPFVVIRSISDIAGQENAMQYEEFVEIAAVNSAKMVTEMVNELGNQK, from the coding sequence ATGAAAATAGGAATTATAGGTGCAATGGAGGTTGAGGTTGTTAAACTTCGCGATCAATTGTCCAACAGAAATGAACAAAAAAAAGGTTCGTTTGTTTTTTATACTGGTAATTTGAACGATGTAGAAATCGTTTTACTTCAATCGGGAATTGGAAAAGTAAACGCAGCAATTGGAGCAGCTGTATTAATTGACACTTTTCAGCCTGACTATGTTATTAACACTGGAGCTGCTGGCGGTTTCCCTGGCGATTTAAAAGTTGGTGATATTGTAATTTCACAAGAGCTAATCCATCATGATATGGATTGTACTGTTTTTGGTTACAAAATGGGACAAGTTCCAGGAATGCCAGAAAGTTTTAAGGCTGATGATAAATTAATCGCTTTAGCGGATAAAACAATTCATCAGTTTAGCGATATAAATACTAAAAAAGCTACGATTCTTACCGGTGATCAATTTATGAACAATCCGGAAGCTACAAGTAGAATAAAAGAAATGTTTCCATCTGCCGAAGCTGTTGAAATGGAAGGTGCTGCAATCGCGCAAGCCTGTTATCAGTTCAACATTCCATTTGTGGTTATCCGATCTATTTCGGATATTGCAGGACAGGAGAATGCAATGCAGTACGAAGAATTTGTTGAAATTGCCGCAGTCAATTCAGCCAAAATGGTGACTGAGATGGTAAATGAGTTGGGAAATCAGAAATAA
- the ovoA gene encoding 5-histidylcysteine sulfoxide synthase has protein sequence MNNMIETISDRDLLVTKTPILNEGSPEEKRAELLTYFRATWELDERLYDCLNGQEAFLHRADPLRHPLIFYIGHTATFYVNKLLLAGLISERINPKFESIFAVGVDEMSWDDLNEAHYDWPTIQETKEYRVEAKKMIENLILELPLTIPINWESQFWVILMGIEHQRIHIETSSVLIRQLPIDKVKENSLFQICDESGSAPENELVKVESGIVKLGKERSDALYGWDNEFGNLKSDIKGFSSSKFLVSNQEYKTFVEADGYKTQKWWTEEGWNWVQYKACDHPVFWVKNGKAWKLRCMLEEIDMPWNWPVEVNYLEAKAFCNWKSVQTGKKLRMPTEGEYYLLRNSLDIPDQPYWKKAPGNINLEHYASSCPVDKFEFNGVYDVIGNVWQWTEMPISALDGFEIHPFYDDFSTPTFDARHNLIKGGSWISTGNLAIKDSRYAFRRHFFQHAGFRYIESEEELVIKDDYYESDDLVSQYCEFQYGPSYFEVENYSKACLSLLDKHLTNLNKGNALDLGCATGRTTLELAKTFDKVTGLDFSARFIRIGTQLKETGKLNYIRQEEGKLSTYQELKLSDYDLDASRDKVSFYQADACNLKSIFTNYDLIFAGNLIDRLYDPLKFLQEISTRLNENGILVLTSPYTWLEEFTEADKWVGGYRKDGEPFTTLDGLKEILDEKFELIDEPKDVPFVIRETARKYQHTIAQMTIWRKK, from the coding sequence ATGAATAATATGATAGAAACAATAAGCGATCGAGATTTACTTGTGACCAAAACACCGATATTGAACGAAGGTTCACCAGAAGAAAAAAGAGCAGAACTACTTACTTATTTTAGAGCAACATGGGAGTTAGATGAGAGATTATATGACTGTTTGAATGGTCAGGAGGCTTTTCTGCATCGAGCAGATCCACTTCGTCATCCTTTAATTTTTTACATTGGTCATACGGCTACTTTCTATGTCAATAAATTATTGTTGGCAGGTTTAATTAGCGAGAGAATTAATCCCAAATTTGAATCGATATTTGCTGTTGGTGTTGACGAAATGTCCTGGGATGATTTGAATGAAGCACATTACGATTGGCCAACAATTCAAGAGACTAAAGAATATCGAGTTGAAGCCAAAAAGATGATCGAAAATTTGATTTTGGAGCTTCCACTTACCATTCCAATTAATTGGGAAAGTCAGTTCTGGGTGATTCTAATGGGAATTGAACATCAACGTATTCATATCGAAACCTCTTCGGTTTTAATTCGTCAGTTGCCTATTGATAAGGTGAAGGAAAACTCTCTCTTTCAAATTTGTGATGAATCTGGAAGTGCTCCTGAAAATGAACTGGTAAAAGTGGAATCAGGTATCGTGAAATTAGGTAAAGAACGCAGTGATGCCTTATATGGTTGGGATAATGAATTTGGTAATCTGAAATCAGATATTAAGGGCTTTTCATCTTCGAAGTTTTTGGTTTCGAATCAGGAGTATAAGACTTTTGTTGAGGCAGATGGGTATAAAACTCAAAAGTGGTGGACTGAAGAGGGCTGGAACTGGGTACAATACAAGGCTTGTGATCATCCTGTGTTTTGGGTGAAAAATGGTAAAGCTTGGAAACTAAGGTGTATGTTAGAAGAAATTGATATGCCCTGGAATTGGCCTGTTGAGGTTAATTACCTTGAGGCAAAAGCCTTTTGCAATTGGAAATCAGTCCAAACGGGGAAGAAATTAAGAATGCCAACCGAAGGAGAATATTACTTGTTACGTAATTCCTTAGACATACCTGATCAACCCTATTGGAAAAAAGCTCCGGGGAATATCAATTTAGAGCACTATGCTTCTTCCTGTCCTGTGGATAAATTTGAATTTAATGGTGTGTATGATGTGATTGGTAATGTGTGGCAGTGGACCGAAATGCCAATTTCGGCTCTCGATGGTTTTGAAATTCATCCATTTTACGATGATTTCTCAACGCCAACTTTTGATGCCAGACATAATTTGATAAAAGGTGGATCTTGGATTTCAACAGGAAATTTGGCTATAAAGGATTCGCGTTATGCTTTCCGTCGTCATTTTTTCCAACATGCAGGTTTTCGATATATCGAATCGGAAGAAGAGTTGGTCATAAAGGATGATTATTATGAGAGTGACGATTTGGTTTCACAATATTGTGAATTTCAGTATGGGCCAAGCTATTTTGAAGTTGAAAACTATTCCAAAGCTTGTTTGAGCTTGTTGGATAAGCATTTGACGAATTTGAACAAAGGAAATGCTCTCGACTTGGGTTGTGCAACAGGAAGAACGACATTGGAGTTAGCAAAGACTTTTGATAAGGTGACGGGACTAGATTTTTCGGCTCGGTTCATTCGTATTGGTACTCAGTTGAAAGAAACAGGAAAACTAAATTACATCCGACAAGAAGAAGGTAAATTATCAACTTACCAAGAATTAAAACTGAGCGATTACGATTTAGACGCTTCTCGCGATAAGGTTTCTTTTTACCAAGCAGACGCATGCAATTTAAAGTCGATTTTCACCAATTACGATCTTATATTTGCTGGGAATTTAATTGACCGATTATATGATCCACTTAAATTTTTGCAAGAAATTTCTACTCGATTAAATGAAAATGGAATTTTGGTTCTTACTTCTCCTTACACTTGGTTAGAGGAATTTACCGAGGCAGATAAGTGGGTTGGTGGTTATCGAAAAGATGGAGAACCTTTTACAACATTAGACGGTTTGAAGGAGATTTTAGATGAAAAATTCGAACTGATCGATGAACCTAAAGATGTTCCTTTTGTTATTCGGGAAACAGCTCGGAAATATCAACATACCATTGCGCAAATGACCATTTGGAGGAAGAAATAA
- a CDS encoding phosphatidylserine decarboxylase, giving the protein MTSIKYIERISGEIVDELVPGEGILKWLYSSVLGKASLHLLVKRKIVSVVGGWFMNSRLSKPQIDKFIEKNQIDLSLYNISDSNAFKNFNEFFYRKIRMDKRPIADGVVSPADGKAIAFQSIKDIPSFFLKGSQFTVQSFLDNELLSEKYADGSMLIVRLAPADYHRFHFPASGLISESKEIKGRYFSVSPMALRESLEIFCRNLRVYSTLKTEDYGDVLISEVGATMVGSIIQTYTNNSEVKSGDEKGYFAFGGSTVVLFFEKNKMKFSDDLIKNTKGGFETAVQMGESIGNKFIE; this is encoded by the coding sequence ATGACAAGTATAAAATATATAGAACGAATAAGTGGTGAAATTGTTGACGAATTGGTTCCAGGTGAAGGAATTTTAAAATGGTTGTACAGCTCGGTATTAGGAAAGGCTTCTCTTCATTTATTAGTTAAAAGGAAAATTGTTTCAGTTGTTGGAGGTTGGTTTATGAATAGCCGATTATCTAAACCTCAAATAGATAAGTTTATAGAAAAGAATCAAATTGACCTGTCTCTTTATAACATTTCGGATAGTAATGCATTTAAGAACTTTAATGAGTTTTTCTATCGTAAAATCCGAATGGATAAAAGGCCTATTGCCGATGGTGTGGTATCTCCAGCAGATGGAAAAGCAATAGCATTTCAGTCTATTAAGGACATTCCATCCTTCTTTCTAAAAGGATCTCAGTTTACAGTTCAAAGTTTCTTAGATAATGAATTGTTATCAGAAAAATATGCTGATGGATCTATGTTAATTGTGCGTTTAGCACCAGCAGATTATCATCGCTTCCATTTTCCTGCTAGTGGGTTGATATCTGAATCTAAAGAAATTAAAGGGAGATATTTTTCTGTTTCTCCAATGGCTTTAAGGGAAAGTTTGGAGATATTCTGTCGTAATTTAAGAGTGTACAGCACACTTAAAACAGAAGATTATGGAGATGTTTTAATATCAGAAGTTGGGGCAACTATGGTTGGGAGTATCATTCAGACATATACTAACAATTCTGAGGTTAAGAGTGGTGATGAAAAAGGTTACTTTGCTTTTGGAGGTTCTACTGTCGTTCTCTTTTTTGAAAAGAACAAGATGAAATTTTCGGATGATTTAATAAAAAATACAAAAGGAGGATTCGAGACTGCAGTCCAAATGGGTGAAAGTATTGGGAATAAGTTCATTGAATAG
- a CDS encoding DUF3592 domain-containing protein: MKISGTKFILITLLIVLIPIYGNWKLLLHGEKTEGVVVKIIEQDAGMLRSFYSIITYQANQKLYTLKGPENVEYEIGKKFPILFSTNDPENSIIFSLRGIYVNRFTSAAVVIFILWMAFYLSFTPKRTNRRSGNPQNNSQETIRRKKLL; encoded by the coding sequence ATGAAGATATCAGGAACTAAATTCATATTAATTACGCTTTTAATTGTTTTGATTCCTATTTATGGAAATTGGAAGCTTCTGTTGCATGGTGAAAAGACAGAAGGTGTGGTTGTTAAAATCATAGAACAAGATGCTGGAATGCTAAGATCCTTCTACTCTATCATTACCTATCAGGCAAATCAAAAACTATACACATTAAAAGGTCCTGAAAATGTTGAATATGAAATAGGAAAAAAATTCCCAATTCTTTTTTCCACTAATGATCCGGAAAATTCAATCATATTCTCTCTAAGAGGAATCTATGTTAATCGATTCACTTCAGCCGCAGTTGTTATCTTCATTTTATGGATGGCTTTTTATTTGAGTTTCACACCCAAGAGAACAAATCGAAGATCCGGAAATCCACAAAATAATTCTCAGGAAACAATTCGAAGAAAAAAATTACTCTAA
- a CDS encoding DMT family transporter — MNIKLKAILLLLIGTLFWGMTFVFIKDAVSLMSVASFLGYRFLLASIVLILIFIKRLRKFDRNTFKFGALLSVPLLFSFLAQTIGLQYTSASMGGFITGLSVVFVPIILSVMQRRLPSLSVFIAVVLATLGLSFLTLGSSIAFNIGDVWVFLSAILFAIYIIMVGKYSKQSDGVLLSITQFFMVGVVCIVYAAIKGELYFPTQYKLWQAILFTALFATAYMYTVQNYYQKYISEITTSIIFSFEPLFAAITAFFYLNEALTEKTIIGGLLIFGGVLFAEIKIEFIHLTIKKSLGMVKEMIGFEN; from the coding sequence ATGAATATCAAACTTAAAGCCATTTTACTATTATTAATCGGAACCCTGTTTTGGGGTATGACATTTGTTTTTATTAAGGATGCTGTATCCCTAATGAGTGTGGCTAGTTTTCTTGGTTACCGCTTTCTTTTAGCAAGTATTGTACTGATATTAATTTTCATAAAACGCTTGCGAAAATTCGATCGAAATACATTTAAATTTGGTGCTTTATTGTCTGTGCCTTTATTGTTTAGTTTTCTTGCTCAGACAATTGGCTTGCAATATACAAGCGCATCAATGGGAGGATTCATAACTGGATTGTCGGTGGTTTTTGTACCAATTATCCTATCGGTCATGCAACGAAGATTGCCTAGCCTTTCTGTTTTCATTGCTGTAGTTTTGGCTACTCTCGGATTAAGTTTCCTAACATTAGGAAGTAGTATTGCTTTTAATATCGGTGATGTATGGGTATTTCTATCCGCAATTCTTTTTGCCATTTACATTATTATGGTTGGAAAGTATAGTAAACAGAGTGATGGTGTCTTACTTTCTATTACTCAGTTTTTTATGGTTGGTGTGGTTTGTATCGTTTATGCAGCAATTAAAGGAGAACTGTATTTCCCAACTCAGTACAAGCTGTGGCAGGCTATCCTATTTACTGCTTTATTTGCTACTGCATACATGTATACCGTTCAAAACTACTATCAGAAGTATATCTCAGAAATTACAACCTCAATTATTTTTTCATTTGAACCTTTGTTTGCTGCAATTACAGCATTTTTCTATTTGAACGAGGCCTTAACCGAAAAAACAATTATTGGAGGTTTGTTGATTTTTGGAGGTGTTTTGTTTGCCGAAATAAAAATAGAATTTATCCATTTAACGATAAAGAAAAGCTTGGGGATGGTTAAGGAAATGATTGGTTTTGAGAATTAA